Proteins encoded within one genomic window of Glycine soja cultivar W05 chromosome 1, ASM419377v2, whole genome shotgun sequence:
- the LOC114415043 gene encoding auxin response factor 9-like: MLSRGAHGEVVGSGESGEDELYEQQWKACAGPLVDVPRVGQRVFYFPQGHMEQLEASTNQELNQRIPLLKLPTKILCRVVNVHLLAEQETDEVYAQITLVPESSQDEPTNADPCTAEPPRAPVHSFSKVLTASDTSTHGGFSVLRKHATECLPVLDMSQPTPTQELVAKDLHGYEWRFKHIFRGQPRRHLLTTGWSTFVTSKRLVAGDTFVFLRGDNGELRVGVRRLARQASSMPSSVISSQSMHLGVLATASHAVATQTLFVVYYKPRTSQFIIGVNKYLEAMDKKFSVGMRFKMRFEGDDSAETDKRFSGTIVGVEDISPHWVNSKWRSLKVQWDEPAAVPRPDRVSPWEIEPFVASASTPSVQPTMVKTKRPRPPSETPDVDTTSVASVFWDAGLQQADMAQKNVLAESKWNDNTGTWHHMQTDMNSKSNSGNTMLRNQTEGSWLSSPHSSCPSHLFQDVTDDSKIVSAWPVSKPHSSKLNNDHVLDQVDKESKVETATSYRLFGIDLIDPSRNSPSVEKASAQAVNVPKVTTEGCTSTLSRTDAGHKSDVSMASSMERKQEQLQVSPKDTQSKQICRSRTKVQMQGVAVGRAVDLTMLDGYGQLINELEDMFNIKGQLQHRNKWEIVFTDDEGDMMLVGDDPWPEFCNMVRRIFICSSQDVKKMSCGSKLPISSVEDGTVISSDTTET; this comes from the exons ATGTTGAGCCGCGGGGCGCATGGCGAAG tggTTGGTTCTGGTGAGAGTGGTGAGGATGAGCTGTATGAGCAGCAGTGGAAGGCATGCGCGGGACCACTGGTGGATGTTCCTCGTGTTGGCCAGAGAGTCTTCTATTTCCCACAAGGCCACATGGAGCAA TTAGAGGCTTCAACAAACCAGGAACTGAATCAGAGGATTCCTTTGCTGAAGCTTCCCACGAAGATCCTATGTCGAGTTGTGAATGTTCATTTACTg GCTGAGCAAGAAACGGACGAGGTTTATGCGCAAATTACTTTGGTGCCGGAATCTAGT CAAGACGAGCCTACAAATGCTGATCCGTGCACTGCTGAACCTCCAAGAGCACCAGTTCACTCGTTCAGCAAGGTCTTGACTGCTTCAGATACCAGCACCCATGGAGGCTTCTCCGTTCTCAGGAAACATGCCACGGAATGCCTTCCTGTGTTG GACATGTCCCAACCAACACCAACTCAGGAATTGGTTGCAAAGGATCTTCATGGTTATGAATGGCGCTTTAAGCATATATTTAGAG gTCAACCACGCAGACACTTGCTCACGACTGGCTGGAGTACTTTTGTGACCTCCAAGAGATTAGTTGCTGGAGATACCTTTGTGTTCTTGAG AGGGGACAATGGGGAATTACGCGTGGGCGTAAGACGTCTAGCTCGTCAAGCAAGTAGCATGCCTTCATCAGTGATTTCTAGTCAAAGCATGCACCTGGGGGTTCTTGCAACCGCCTCTCATGCTGTTGCAACTCAGACTCTTTTTGTAGTATATTATAAGCCAAG GACGAGCCAATTCATCATAGGCGTGAACAAGTATTTAGAGGCTATGGACAAAAAGTTCAGTGTCGGCATGAGGTTTAAGATGAGATTCGAGGGGGATGATTCTGCTGAGACTGACAAAAG ATTTTCGGGTACCATAGTTGGAGTGGAAGATATTTCTCCTCATTGGGTAAATTCAAAATGGCGATCACTCAAG GTTCAATGGGATGAACCTGCAGCTGTTCCCAGACCTGATAGGGTCTCACCATGGGAGATAGAACCCTTTGTTGCTTCTGCTTCTACACCCTCAGTTCAACCTACTATGGTAAAGACTAAAAGGCCCCGGCCACCCAGCGAAACTCCAGatgttg acaCAACATCTGTTGCTTCTGTTTTCTGGGATGCTGGTCTGCAACAGGCTGACATGgcacaaaaaaatgttttggcGGAAAGCAAATGGAATGACAATACTGGTACGTGGCATCATATGCAAACTGACATGAATAGTAAAAGCAACAGTGGCAACACTATGTTAAGGAATCAGACAGAAGGAAGTTGGCTATCTTCTCCGCATTCTAGTTGTCCCTCTCATTTGTTTCAGGACGTAACAGATGATAGCAAGATTGTCTCAGCTTGGCCGGTTTCAAAGCCTCACTCatccaaattgaacaatgatCATGTGCTCGACCAAGTTGACAAGGAGAGCAAAGTTGAGACTGCTACAAGTTATCGGTTGTTTGGAATTGACCTTATTGATCCTTCTAGGAACTCTCCTTCTGTAGAGAAGGCATCTGCACAAGCAGTAAATGTACCCAAAGTTACTACTGAAGGCTGTACCAGCACCTTGTCCCGAACCGATGCTGGCCATAAGTCAGATGTATCAATGGCTTCTTCCATGGAGAGGAAACAAGAACAGCTGCAAGTATCACCAAAGGATACTCAGAGCAAGCAAATTTGTAGAAGTCGAACCAAG GTTCAAATGCAGGGAGTTGCAGTGGGTCGTGCTGTGGATTTGACCATGTTGGATGGGTACGGTCAACTTATAAATGAATTGGAGGATATGTTTAACATCAAGGGACAGCTTCAACACAGGAATAAGTGGGAAATTGTCTTCACTGATGATGAAGGTGACATGATGCTTGTGGGAGATGATCCATGGCC CGAATTCTGTAATATGGTGAGAAGAATCTTCATTTGTTCCAGCCAGGAtgtgaagaagatgagttgtggAAGCAAACTGCCAATCTCCTCAGTGGAAGACGGGACCGTAATAAGCTCAGACACGACCGAAACCTGA